A genomic stretch from Clostridiisalibacter paucivorans DSM 22131 includes:
- a CDS encoding ATPase, protein MLITEDYNIDGLNKDIISLKEHFIRETGKRERIQEEIRLKKNALKTVNENIDLLEKTNILLQKTSKFAREQAKKQIEGLVTNCLQYIFNSDIEFKIEIDELYGKPNAEFYVITKYEDQMIKTKPQQSRGGGIVDIISLALRIAFLQLHMPKVEGPLILDEPAKHVSNEYIFNVAEFLKEVSEMFDRQIIMVTHDNHLSSIATLSYRVVLRGSISYIEPIEE, encoded by the coding sequence ATGTTGATTACGGAAGACTATAATATAGATGGTCTCAATAAAGATATTATTAGTTTAAAGGAACACTTTATTAGAGAAACTGGTAAAAGAGAACGGATACAGGAAGAAATAAGGCTTAAAAAGAATGCATTGAAAACAGTAAATGAAAATATAGATTTACTAGAGAAGACTAATATACTTTTACAGAAAACTTCTAAGTTTGCAAGGGAACAAGCTAAAAAGCAAATTGAGGGCTTGGTAACAAATTGTCTTCAATATATCTTTAATTCTGACATAGAGTTCAAAATAGAAATAGATGAACTCTATGGTAAACCTAATGCTGAATTTTATGTTATAACTAAGTATGAAGATCAAATGATTAAAACTAAACCACAACAGTCTAGAGGTGGAGGTATAGTAGATATAATATCTTTGGCTCTTAGAATCGCATTTCTTCAATTGCATATGCCTAAGGTAGAAGGCCCTTTGATCCTAGATGAACCAGCGAAGCATGTAAGCAATGAATATATTTTTAATGTGGCTGAATTTTTAAAAGAAGTCTCTGAAATGTTCGATAGGCAGATTATAATGGTTACTCATGATAATCATTTATCTTCTATAGCTACACTATCTTATAGAGTGGTTCTAAGGGGGAGTATAAGCTATATTGAGCCTATAGAGGAGTAA
- a CDS encoding AAA family ATPase, whose protein sequence is MYITKVILENFQSHKYTEIDFENGLNVIVGPSDHGKTAIIRGIKWVLYNEPAGTFFIREGEKECSVTIYFSNGVKIQRLRSASKNIYMYNEEIYEGFGTSVPLEIIEKLNIRKLFLDGKHSTSINVGEQLEGPFLLSEKPATRAKAIGRLVDVHIVDKAVKDTLRDYRNLNMDKKKSEKELDDLEDTLKSYEYLDELKYKISKLEKTRDLIIEKKYKLKKIRELKGKHDLVKSEINNTYVMLKKLKDIDYLASALNEIEVIIPRYKSLLSKKKTFTKTETEIKKMVCQNNALSKIYEIDNSIDILNKLIKKQDFIISLNNKYKENVQLINRNRSYLDKLKHIDKLYKDSETLHRYILKYKEFKEVDAKFKLIKNNIDKGHNYIKKFDNIYIVDNIVEKIYKNINLMSRYIKTRQNYKVISDNIHKNEEKLKTLKNDIESLLNNYSKLMKDMKVCPLCFNSINKEDINRILNNLK, encoded by the coding sequence ATGTATATAACTAAGGTGATTCTTGAAAATTTCCAATCCCATAAATATACAGAAATAGATTTTGAAAATGGTTTAAATGTGATAGTTGGACCCTCTGATCATGGAAAGACTGCTATTATACGAGGTATAAAATGGGTTTTATACAATGAACCTGCAGGGACTTTTTTTATTAGAGAGGGAGAAAAAGAATGTAGTGTAACCATATATTTTAGTAATGGTGTAAAGATTCAGCGACTTAGAAGTGCTAGTAAGAATATTTATATGTATAATGAAGAAATTTATGAGGGGTTTGGCACTTCAGTACCTTTAGAGATAATTGAAAAGTTAAATATTAGAAAATTATTTTTAGATGGTAAACATTCTACTTCTATAAATGTTGGAGAACAATTAGAAGGTCCTTTTTTATTATCGGAAAAGCCAGCCACTCGTGCAAAAGCTATAGGTAGATTAGTAGATGTTCATATTGTAGACAAGGCTGTAAAAGATACGTTGAGAGACTATAGAAATTTAAATATGGATAAGAAAAAATCGGAAAAAGAACTAGACGATTTAGAAGATACTTTAAAAAGTTATGAATATTTAGATGAATTAAAATATAAAATATCAAAATTAGAAAAAACACGGGATTTAATAATTGAAAAAAAATATAAATTAAAAAAAATCAGAGAATTAAAGGGAAAGCATGATTTAGTAAAGTCAGAAATCAATAATACATATGTTATGCTCAAAAAATTAAAGGATATAGACTATTTAGCAAGTGCACTAAATGAAATAGAAGTAATTATACCAAGGTATAAATCTTTACTGTCAAAGAAAAAAACTTTTACAAAAACTGAAACTGAAATCAAAAAAATGGTTTGTCAAAACAATGCCTTATCAAAAATATATGAAATAGATAATTCAATCGATATATTGAATAAATTGATCAAAAAACAAGATTTTATTATTAGTTTAAATAATAAATATAAAGAGAATGTACAATTGATAAATAGAAATAGATCTTATTTAGATAAACTGAAACATATAGATAAATTATATAAAGATTCAGAAACACTGCATAGATATATACTCAAGTACAAAGAGTTTAAGGAAGTAGATGCTAAATTTAAATTGATAAAGAATAATATAGATAAGGGTCATAATTATATTAAGAAGTTTGATAATATATATATTGTTGATAATATAGTAGAAAAAATTTATAAAAATATTAATTTGATGAGTAGATATATAAAAACAAGACAAAATTATAAAGTTATTTCAGATAATATTCATAAAAATGAAGAAAAGCTAAAAACTTTAAAAAATGATATAGAGTCATTGCTAAATAATTATAGTAAGTTAATGAAAGATATGAAAGTATGTCCTCTATGCTTTAATTCAATAAATAAAGAAGATATAAATAGAATTTTAAATAATCTTAAATAA